agagagagagagagagagagagagagagagagaaggtgaGCAAATATTGAAGAGAAAATGGATAGCAATCTGTTTGTGAGGCCTTATTGTGTGGTCTCCAGTTGCTTTGGTGGGGACCATCTTGTCTGTTTGTGTGAACATTCTGCTCTAGGTTCATAAGCAGACTTTTCCCCTACCCTGCATATTTCAAAATCGTAATTACATTAGGATATAATTATAGTATTTATGCACATAGCAGGTTCTCATAAAAAAATACTAGCTGAATAGAAAATTGAGTTGTGATATCCTTTTTAAAAGATGGAAAATCAATTCCATTAATCACCAACATGCAAATTTCATCCATACTCACATTCTTTCTCTGGAGTCCATTTTATTTCTTGCCTTGGCAACTACATCAACATTAAAATCAAGACTGTAAACTGGCTTTTCTGCTTCCTGTCCCATTAAATCGGCACAGCTTCCTTAGCTGATATGAACTGCATTAACTGGCACCTCAGCTCTTCTAACTGCAGAAGCCATGAGCTATGATACGCGGATACTTCGCAAAACTCACGTACCGGTATCGGATACCGTATCGGATACCCGTACTCCACGGATACTCCCGGATACGTATCCCGTAAGTATCAGACTATTtaggtattttcaaataataaaaataaatcggaTACTCGTGGGATACCTGTGGATACCTGTCCGATACCTTCAAACCCTAACAACACCACTCAATCACTTTGTATAAAGGTCCTCCGTTCAGCTGTGCCACCCTCAACCCCACTCGCGCAGCCGCAGGCCCGCAGCAGCCTCGCACGGCTCCCTTGCTGTCACCGCCGCTCGGCCACCCGCCCACGCCTCCTCCTACTCCTTCCTCGCTGCTCATCGCTCCcttgccgtcaccgccgcccgggcacccgcccgtgcctcctcctgctccttccccaTCGCTCGTCGCTCCCTTGCCATCACCTCCGCCCGCCACCCGTCCGTGCCTCCTACTGCTCCAGCGGCTGCGCGGCCTGTCCAGACAGAGGCCCGCACATCTGTTAAAGCACTATTTAGGGTGGTGGTGCGCTGCTGGAGCTCGCCGCTGGcgggccgccacggccgccggagcgcgcctctggacggcccgcgccgccgctagagagggagaggatgagCCGCGGCctcaggagagggagaggaggagccgaGAAGAAGACGACCGACATCCATTCGTGGAACAGACGAACAGGTAAGATAAGGTtggttcttttttcctttgccccttatattttctaataattatagaacatatgaatatatgagtTTATGACGCATTATAGTCCTTGGAACTTCTATTTTCTCACATTCTAGTTTCtgaaacttttatttatttatattttttatatatattggcgTATTCCCGTATCCTTGTTTTTGGAAAAATGGCGTATCGGAGTATCCCCGTATCGCGTACCGGTatccgtatccgcgtatccgggcAACATAGGTCACGAGCAAGCCCTTATTGCTTTGCATTTGAAGAAGGAACAAGCCCCATCTTCATCCATCATCCAGCAGGTCAGGCAAATTGTGTCTAGCTTAACACCACTCCTTTTGACATTGCACCTCAAAAGTAAACTGTTCTGGGTTGACCTCCACAAGAACATTTTGAATTTATTTAGCGCCTGCATCTTCCAAATACAAGACCACTGAACACTAGCATAATCGGAGTGATTTGAGGATGAAGCATTTTGCCGTTGCTCTAAGAACATTCACTTGTATGCCCAATTTTGCTGGAAAAACACCTTTCAGATCAGGGACATTCAGAGAAAATATCAATTACAAATTCTGAGTTCCACCTGCCCATAGGATCGATTTTAATGAAAGGATCTGGTTTGAGGGTCCAGTACCTCACCTTGACTAACTCTCTCAACCATGGACACCCATCAGGTTCCAAAGGAAGTTACCATGATACTGTTTTGAATTCTGTAATTGTGATCTTGAAGGAATCTCCACAGAATTAGGACCATGTAATCTTCCCAAAGACTTTCAATTAGGACATTCATGGCTTCTACCTATTACTAATGGAAGAGGGGAAGAAGAGACTGAACTGTATGCTTGTATTGAGATATGCCCAAAGGGCTATATATACAAGAGGAGACACCAAACCCTAAACTAGTACAATGACACTTATAGCCTTAACACCCCCTCTCAAATGCAACGTGAATGCAATGTCGTAGCATTTGGAGAGTTGATACTAAGCACTAGACTCAAACATAAACATGAAAAtgatacatccaaagtccaaaATCAAAGATGTCATCAAAGCGTGCAACACTTGAACTTGTCGATGTAGAAAatgctcctccacaagagggtATTGCCAACACAACCGTACTTCAGCAAATAGCCCGAGTCTTCACAAACCAGTACGTCGACTCCTCAAACACGAGCCTTGCTTTGGAGACTTGAACTCGAAAAGAATAGTGGGATGTGTCAAACCAGCCAAAGATAGAAAGCACCACTGCAAGACGGCAAGTGGCGAGACAGGAAGGTGATGACGACAAATAAACGGCCATTGATCATAACGTGGAGCAAAACGGCTCCGAAAGGGACCAAGAGGGCATTGCCGCACCAACAACGATGACAATGATTAGCTAAATCAACGGAATTCAACTAaccataaaaaaattaaaaagaagaTATTGGCTGATCTGACAATGAAATTGTGGACACGCACGGCTTTGACGAACTGGAGAAATATGTGGACTTGGATTGATAATGGTGGAATGTGACACTGACTGAGATGCATATAGCAGAACATGAAACATGAAACTTGAGTAGAAGATACTGGCAGCAAGACAGATGCTATATAGCAGAAGCAAAAGGCACTTTGCCTCAAAACAGCAGAAATATATGACAATATACTACGGATagaagcagcagcaagcaaCGAGCAAAATAGAGCAGCAATGAACTGATGCAGATAGGCAGTAGATACTAGCAGAAGGATGCAATGCTGGCATGCTGCAAGCAAGACATGGATACATGAACAGAGCAGCAGCAAAACGTGCAGCACTAAAGTTGGGCACCCTCCTCAACCGGGCCTCCAGCAGGCAACAACCCAAAATGAGGCCCAGCATGACAACAGCGGGAGCAAAAGCTTGCCCTCGCAAGCAGGCAGCCAGGCAGGAGGGTGGGGTGGTGGCACGGATGACGGCTGACGAGCGGCGGTTGATGAAGATGAGGCGACGAGCGGCCGCGCGACGGGACGAGAGGAGGCCGCAACGGCGGCCAGCagacggaggaggaggccgcacgGACGCGCCCGGGCAGCGCGGACGGGCGCTGCGCGACGATGCGGATGGATGGGCAGGCGGTGCAGAGGACGTGCTGCCACGGGCGGCAGGCGACAAGCGGggacgagctgatccgcgacggGCGGACGGCCGGCCGCAGAtggccgtggccggcggcgccaggAGGAGCCCCGACGGGCGGCAAGAGGAGGACCGACGACGACAGGCAGCCGACGCCCGGCGGACGGCCGTGGTCGGGCGAACGCGCAGGCGGCAGCGAATGGAGGCGCGCAGACGCGCGCGGGCGGAGGGAGGCCACgacgggcggcggtggaggacgaCGGCGCGGATCCGACGGCGGTGAAgatcttgctgctgctaagCCACGACGGGAGGACGGTCCACGACAGGCGGCGCAGGAGGCCGCGACGGGAGGTGgacaggcggccggcggctccgCAACGGGCGGATCCACGACGGCGGAGGCCGTTGCGACGGGCAGACGGCCAGCTCCGCGACCGGCGGAGATGAGTATGATGGCGCGGATGGGCAGTGGAGAGCCGGAACGGCGGTCagacaggcggcggcgcgcgacgaTGGCAGCGGATCCAGACGAGCAGGGGCTGCTGCTCCCCTCCCGCGAGCGCATCGACGACGGCGGGGCGCAGATGACACCTGACGGAGAAAAAAAATGGGtaagtgctgctgctgctgtgactCAAACTTAATGGGGAAATGGGTTTGGGGCTTGAGGGTTGCCGCCCCCAGGAGCAAGGCGAAGCTCCCAGGGGCAGCGCAGCGGCGACGAGAAGGGTGGTGGCCGGATCTCAACCTAGAGCTCTGTTACCATATTACTAATGGAAGAGGGGAAGAAGAGACTGAACTGTATGCTTGTATTGAGATATGCCCAGAGGGCTATATATACAAGAGgagaccccaaaccctagactagTACAATGACACTTATACCCTTAACACTACCATATATCAGTGTTTGAAGGCATGTGGTTTTGAATGGTCTCAAAGAAACCATCTGAATTCCTTTTGATAACCATATCAAAGGATGTTGTCATTTAACTTGCCTCTTCTATCAAAACAGAAAGATCATCAACTTCGTGGCATATCTGCTCAATCAAAGGATGTGCATTATCATTTGATGAAAAGGAAACAACATCCCCCTTCAGCTCAATCCAACTACACCCAGTCTCCTTCTTCAACCCCCGCTCTTTCATGAGACCTCTAACACTGGCAGCACTGCTCCACATCTCTTTTGCAGCATATATGTTTGACAAGAGGGTATACATTCCTCCATCAGTAGGTCTAGACTGAAGAACATTTTTTGCTATGAGTTCCCCAAGCTGGATATTCCCATGAGCATTGCATGCACTAAACAGAGTCTCCCATGCATTTATTTGAAGGTTGGAAGGGACTTTTCTTGTAAAATCATAAGCCTGGTGTACAAAACCTGATCTTCCTAAGAGATCAACCATGCATGAATAGTGATCAGATCTTGGAATCAAGTTCCAATCCTGTTGCATACTTCTAAAATAGTGGCAGCCTTCATATAGATACCCTTTGTGTGCACAAGCAGACAACACACTCAGAAAAGTTGAATGATCTGGGCTAAATCCATCTTTGGTCATCCTGTCAAAGAGTTTCAGAGCTTCGGCAGCTAGACCGTGGTAAGCATATGTTGCAATCATGGCATTCCATGTCACGGTATCCCGTTGCATAATCATCTCAAAAACTTGGGAAGCTTCAATAATTAGCCCACACTTGGAGTACATAGATATTAATGAGCTCGTCACCAAAGCATCATGCTCAAAGCCAGATTTGATTGCACAAAC
This window of the Panicum virgatum strain AP13 chromosome 1K, P.virgatum_v5, whole genome shotgun sequence genome carries:
- the LOC120647786 gene encoding uncharacterized protein C10orf95-like; this encodes MRSREGSSSPCSSGSAAIVARRRLSDRRSGSPLPIRAIILISAGRGAGRLPVATASAVVDPPVAEPPAACPPPVAASCAACRGPSSRRGLAAARSSPPSDPRRRPPPPPVVASLRPRASARLHSLPPARSPDHGRPPGVGCLSSSVLLLPPVGAPPGAAGHGHLRPAVRPSRISSSPLVACRPWQHVLCTACPSIRIVAQRPSALPGRVRAASSSVCWPPLRPPLVPSRGRSSPHLHQPPLVSRHPCHHPTLLPGCLLARASFCSRCCHAGPHFGLLPAGGPVEEGAQL